One genomic window of Halococcus sediminicola includes the following:
- a CDS encoding plastocyanin/azurin family copper-binding protein yields the protein MDDTDADSSVSRRGFLRTAAGTAAVAGASGTAAAQEGGGGSAKEVTVGPGGALTFEPAELTVAPGTPVKFVWDSSGHNVNPSEGDWGHQPIEDQGFSFTTSPFQETGTNEYVCTPHESAGMVGSITVQEGGASSGSSEPPIPGFAKSIGVAATSLLFSTLGLAYFFMRYGGDFEGDAE from the coding sequence ATGGACGACACCGACGCCGATAGCAGTGTGAGTCGACGCGGCTTTCTCAGGACGGCCGCGGGGACGGCGGCCGTCGCGGGCGCGAGCGGCACGGCCGCGGCCCAAGAGGGGGGTGGCGGATCGGCCAAGGAGGTCACCGTGGGTCCCGGCGGCGCACTCACCTTCGAACCCGCGGAACTGACGGTCGCACCCGGCACGCCGGTGAAGTTCGTCTGGGATTCGAGCGGGCACAACGTGAACCCGAGCGAGGGCGACTGGGGCCACCAGCCCATCGAGGACCAGGGCTTCAGTTTCACGACCTCGCCCTTCCAGGAAACCGGGACGAACGAGTACGTCTGTACGCCACACGAATCGGCCGGAATGGTCGGCAGTATCACGGTCCAGGAAGGCGGTGCCAGCAGCGGGTCCTCCGAACCACCCATCCCCGGCTTCGCCAAAAGCATCGGCGTCGCCGCGACGAGTCTGCTGTTCTCGACGCTCGGTCTCGCCTACTTCTTCATGCGCTACGGCGGCGACTTCGAGGGCGACGCCGAATAG
- a CDS encoding helix-turn-helix domain-containing protein, with the protein MSTSEPTDGESEADAETAAFIKDSSKRTAVLERLVAGPASAADVADRDAPSIEGVRGVSGTLGVSDTQSTAEELRDRGLVELLVDGDTRVYSLTAKGERILFTLTWDEQ; encoded by the coding sequence ATGTCTACATCGGAACCAACCGACGGAGAGAGCGAAGCCGACGCCGAGACGGCCGCGTTCATCAAGGATTCTTCGAAACGGACGGCGGTGCTTGAACGACTCGTCGCCGGGCCGGCCAGTGCGGCCGATGTCGCTGACAGGGACGCACCGAGCATCGAAGGTGTGCGCGGCGTATCGGGAACCCTGGGCGTCAGCGACACGCAATCGACGGCCGAGGAACTACGCGATCGGGGACTGGTCGAACTACTCGTCGATGGCGACACGCGTGTCTATAGCCTCACGGCGAAGGGCGAGCGGATCCTGTTCACGCTCACATGGGACGAGCAGTGA
- a CDS encoding NuoI/complex I 23 kDa subunit family protein, whose translation MIGLLKSMATTMRHALDGSTFTVEYPDTAPEVSPRFRGVHKFSQERCIWCRQCENVCPNDTIQIVMDEQRNGEQYNLHIGQCIYCRLCEEVCPVDAILLTQNFEFTGDTKDDLALNKEQLKNVPWYKDIDPLESREPDRGAWIGEGEGEIDYQ comes from the coding sequence ATGATCGGACTCCTCAAATCGATGGCGACGACGATGAGACACGCACTCGACGGCTCCACCTTTACCGTCGAGTACCCCGATACCGCACCCGAGGTCAGCCCCCGTTTCAGGGGCGTTCACAAGTTCTCACAGGAGCGCTGCATCTGGTGTCGCCAGTGTGAGAACGTCTGCCCGAACGACACCATCCAGATCGTGATGGACGAACAGCGAAACGGCGAACAATACAACCTCCACATCGGCCAGTGCATCTACTGCCGACTCTGCGAGGAAGTTTGCCCCGTGGATGCGATCCTCCTGACACAGAACTTCGAGTTCACGGGCGATACGAAGGACGACCTCGCGCTCAACAAAGAGCAGTTGAAGAACGTTCCGTGGTACAAGGACATCGACCCGCTCGAATCCAGAGAGCCCGATCGCGGAGCGTGGATCGGCGAGGGCGAAGGCGAGATCGACTACCAGTAG
- a CDS encoding complex I subunit 1/NuoH family protein translates to MSASDILFQAGNATNGTGGANATNASAGAGGSGTFPETLSQLLGLGPNPDPGLQFLFSVVGATIIAVIFLTVAAVGGIWGKRKITAAFTDRIAVNRVGPFGLLIIVADAVRLLSKEVIIPDSVDRPAFDIAPMVLPFSALLGFAVIPLGSGLQLADPETGFVFVFAASSLASLGLLMSGYSSNNKYSFLGGLRALAQNLAYEIPLVITAASVVLFTGSLQLSEVVAAQSQPLLTIAGVSIPSWFAFVNPFAFVLFLVANLAEVGRNPFDTPEAPGELVAGYMTEYSGAYFVLLYLGEFLHIFLGGAIVATLFLGGPAGPILPGIVWMLIKILAVYLFTQWMRSAIPRVRIDQMIEIGWKGLLVMSFANLVLTAVLVGVIA, encoded by the coding sequence ATGAGCGCGTCCGACATACTCTTTCAGGCGGGTAACGCGACCAACGGCACCGGCGGGGCGAACGCGACGAACGCCTCCGCGGGCGCTGGTGGCAGCGGGACCTTCCCCGAAACCCTGAGCCAGCTGCTGGGGTTAGGACCGAACCCCGACCCGGGCTTGCAGTTCCTGTTCAGCGTCGTCGGCGCGACGATCATCGCCGTCATCTTCCTGACGGTGGCCGCCGTCGGGGGCATCTGGGGCAAACGGAAGATAACGGCCGCGTTCACCGACCGTATCGCGGTCAACCGGGTCGGCCCGTTCGGCCTGCTGATCATCGTTGCCGACGCGGTACGACTGCTCTCGAAGGAGGTCATCATCCCCGACAGCGTCGACCGCCCGGCCTTCGACATCGCGCCGATGGTGCTGCCGTTCTCGGCGCTTTTGGGTTTCGCGGTAATTCCGTTGGGGAGCGGCCTGCAATTGGCCGACCCCGAGACGGGCTTCGTGTTCGTCTTCGCGGCCTCCTCGCTGGCTTCCCTCGGACTCTTGATGTCCGGCTATTCGTCGAACAACAAGTACTCGTTCCTCGGGGGGCTGCGCGCGCTCGCACAGAACCTCGCCTACGAGATCCCGCTCGTCATCACAGCGGCGTCGGTGGTGCTGTTCACCGGCAGCCTCCAACTGAGCGAGGTCGTCGCCGCCCAGAGCCAGCCGCTGTTGACGATTGCGGGGGTTTCAATCCCCTCGTGGTTCGCGTTCGTCAATCCCTTTGCATTTGTGCTGTTCTTGGTGGCGAACCTCGCCGAAGTCGGGCGCAACCCCTTCGACACGCCCGAAGCGCCGGGCGAACTCGTGGCGGGCTACATGACCGAGTACTCGGGCGCGTACTTCGTGCTTCTTTATCTCGGCGAGTTCCTCCACATCTTCCTCGGGGGCGCAATCGTTGCGACCCTGTTTTTGGGTGGTCCCGCGGGCCCCATCCTCCCGGGCATCGTTTGGATGCTCATCAAGATCCTCGCGGTGTATCTGTTCACCCAGTGGATGCGTTCGGCGATACCGCGCGTTCGCATCGACCAGATGATCGAAATCGGCTGGAAGGGCCTGCTCGTGATGAGCTTCGCGAACCTCGTGCTCACGGCGGTCCTCGTGGGCGTGATCGCCTAA
- a CDS encoding NADH-quinone oxidoreductase subunit D: MSLERPADRTETVGVTDDGLDYDALADLLGDSVVSRETHLNCEAFVIRPDEVQDVLFALRDEAGFDHCSNVTAQEYEDRFESIYHLKKYADPTQELSVVVPAAKGNPVSESAEPVYRTADWHEREAYDLVGIQYEGHPDMRRILLPETWQGHPMGLDYNQEKPQLVTLESHANPLEDDERDDGSDTMYLNIGPHHPATHGVLHIETVLDGEQVAHVAPDIGYLHRCEEQMAQQGKYRHEIMPYPDRWDYVSAGILNEWAYARTAEDLAGLDVPDYAQVIRTMSAELCRIAAHMLAVGTFALDVYGEFTATFMYAFRDREVVENILEDLTGQRLMFNYLRLGGVAWDLPEPREEFFEKTRDFLDGLPHKLDEYHDLLTSNEIFQLRCVDTGVLDADTAKSYGATGPVARASGVDYDLRRDDPYGYYPELDWDVVTAEEGDNYARVLCRLREVEESARIIDQCVDLLEDWPEDDREIQSNVPRTLRPDEDAEIYRAVEGAKGELGIYIRSDGTDKPARFKIRSPAFSNLQTLPELSVGEYVPDLIASLASLDIVLGEVDR; encoded by the coding sequence ATGAGTCTGGAACGACCGGCCGACAGGACCGAAACCGTGGGCGTCACCGACGATGGTCTCGACTACGACGCGCTCGCCGACCTGCTCGGCGACAGCGTGGTGAGCCGCGAGACACACCTGAACTGCGAGGCGTTCGTCATCCGACCCGACGAGGTGCAGGACGTCCTGTTCGCGCTGCGCGACGAAGCGGGCTTCGACCACTGCTCGAACGTCACCGCACAGGAGTACGAGGACCGCTTCGAGAGCATCTATCACCTGAAGAAGTACGCCGACCCCACGCAGGAACTCTCGGTCGTGGTGCCGGCGGCGAAGGGCAATCCCGTGAGCGAGAGCGCCGAACCCGTCTATCGGACCGCCGACTGGCACGAGCGCGAAGCCTACGACCTCGTGGGGATCCAGTACGAGGGCCACCCCGACATGCGCCGGATCCTCCTCCCCGAGACGTGGCAGGGCCACCCGATGGGGCTGGACTACAACCAGGAGAAACCCCAACTCGTCACGCTCGAATCGCACGCCAACCCGCTCGAAGACGACGAGCGCGACGACGGTTCGGACACGATGTATCTGAACATCGGACCGCACCACCCGGCGACCCACGGCGTGCTTCACATCGAGACGGTGCTCGACGGTGAGCAGGTCGCCCACGTCGCACCGGACATCGGCTACCTCCACCGCTGTGAGGAGCAGATGGCCCAGCAGGGCAAGTATCGCCACGAGATCATGCCCTACCCCGATCGCTGGGACTACGTCTCGGCGGGCATCCTGAACGAGTGGGCGTACGCCCGCACCGCCGAGGACCTCGCCGGTCTCGACGTGCCCGACTACGCCCAGGTGATTCGGACGATGAGCGCCGAACTCTGTCGCATCGCGGCGCACATGCTCGCGGTCGGCACCTTCGCGCTCGACGTCTACGGCGAGTTCACCGCGACGTTCATGTACGCCTTCAGGGACCGGGAAGTCGTCGAGAACATTCTCGAGGACCTGACGGGTCAGCGGCTGATGTTCAACTACCTCCGACTGGGTGGCGTGGCGTGGGACCTGCCCGAACCGCGCGAGGAGTTTTTCGAGAAGACACGAGACTTCCTCGACGGCCTGCCCCACAAACTGGACGAGTACCACGACCTGCTGACCTCGAACGAAATCTTCCAGCTGCGGTGTGTCGATACCGGGGTTCTCGACGCCGACACCGCGAAGTCGTACGGGGCGACCGGTCCCGTGGCACGCGCCTCGGGCGTCGACTACGACCTCCGGCGCGACGATCCCTATGGGTATTACCCCGAACTCGACTGGGACGTCGTGACCGCCGAGGAGGGAGACAACTACGCGCGCGTGCTCTGTCGGCTCCGCGAGGTCGAGGAGTCAGCGCGCATCATCGACCAGTGTGTGGATCTGCTCGAAGACTGGCCCGAAGACGACCGTGAGATCCAGTCGAACGTTCCCCGCACCCTCAGACCGGACGAGGACGCCGAGATCTACCGGGCCGTCGAGGGTGCGAAAGGCGAACTCGGCATCTACATCCGCAGCGATGGGACCGACAAGCCGGCCAGGTTCAAGATCCGCAGTCCGGCGTTTTCGAACCTCCAGACGCTGCCCGAACTGTCCGTCGGCGAGTACGTCCCGGACCTGATCGCCTCGTTGGCGAGCCTCGACATCGTCCTCGGTGAGGTCGATAGATGA
- a CDS encoding NADH-quinone oxidoreductase subunit B → MSSDNQLRNADAQTTQEARMGGGTDSRFNSKLRNAFGSSPFILTKFDSFMNWVRGSSMFMLQFGIACCSIEMMHTYAVKHDLDRFGSGVPRASPRQADVIIVPGTIVSKFAPRMKRVYDQMPEPKFVVSMGSCTISGGPFQKGYNVVKGAEEVIPVDIHVPGCPPRPEALIYGVAKLQERIAEGESAPVTVKPYELERFGDLERDELVDKLSNDIDEDTLVMRYNWNDSP, encoded by the coding sequence ATGAGCAGCGACAACCAACTTCGGAACGCGGACGCACAGACCACCCAGGAGGCCCGCATGGGCGGCGGCACCGACAGCCGCTTCAACTCCAAACTCAGGAACGCCTTCGGATCGTCACCCTTCATCCTCACGAAGTTCGACTCCTTCATGAACTGGGTGCGTGGCTCCTCGATGTTCATGCTCCAGTTCGGCATCGCGTGTTGCAGCATCGAGATGATGCACACCTACGCGGTGAAACACGACCTCGACCGCTTCGGCTCCGGGGTCCCGAGAGCCTCGCCCAGACAGGCCGACGTCATCATCGTGCCGGGAACCATCGTCTCGAAGTTCGCCCCGCGGATGAAGCGCGTCTACGACCAGATGCCCGAACCCAAGTTCGTCGTCTCGATGGGATCGTGCACCATTTCGGGTGGACCGTTCCAGAAGGGCTACAACGTCGTCAAGGGCGCTGAGGAGGTCATTCCCGTCGACATCCACGTGCCGGGCTGTCCGCCCCGCCCCGAGGCACTCATCTACGGCGTCGCCAAACTCCAAGAGCGCATCGCCGAAGGTGAGTCCGCCCCCGTGACGGTCAAACCGTACGAACTCGAACGGTTCGGAGACCTCGAACGCGACGAACTGGTCGACAAACTCTCGAACGACATCGACGAGGACACGCTCGTCATGCGGTACAACTGGAACGATTCGCCATGA
- a CDS encoding NADH-quinone oxidoreductase subunit A — translation MNQWIAVGALAFVGIAVPLSLLVVSSLLRPSVPEQGKSAVYESGEVPTGNTRIRFNIQYYMVALLFLVFDIETVLIFPWTVIYRDAVQSAGLVAALAPMLVFIGVLVIGLAWAWRNGAVQWIHSQSSSGTTRQ, via the coding sequence ATGAATCAATGGATCGCCGTCGGGGCGCTGGCGTTCGTCGGCATCGCCGTCCCGCTCTCGTTGCTGGTCGTGTCGAGCCTGTTGCGACCCAGCGTCCCCGAGCAGGGAAAATCGGCCGTCTACGAGTCGGGCGAGGTCCCGACGGGCAACACGCGCATTCGGTTCAACATCCAGTACTACATGGTCGCGCTGTTGTTCCTCGTCTTCGACATCGAAACAGTACTGATCTTCCCGTGGACGGTCATCTACCGCGACGCCGTCCAGAGCGCGGGACTGGTGGCGGCGCTCGCGCCGATGCTGGTGTTCATCGGTGTACTCGTCATCGGTCTCGCGTGGGCGTGGCGTAACGGTGCAGTGCAGTGGATTCACAGCCAGAGTTCGAGCGGTACCACACGACAATGA
- a CDS encoding methylated-DNA--[protein]-cysteine S-methyltransferase produces the protein MNVAIFESTIEIDESVIAESPANIREQVREYERGDRREFDLTVSLSTGTTGAVMAALSDVPYGETRTYGAVTDRLDTAPVAVGQACANNPVPLVVPCHRVVGSDGGLGGYSAANGVATKRRLLDFEARERGSKSVQSRLPM, from the coding sequence ATGAACGTAGCTATTTTCGAAAGCACAATCGAGATCGACGAGTCCGTCATCGCCGAATCACCGGCCAACATCCGCGAGCAGGTCCGCGAGTACGAGCGCGGCGACCGTCGGGAGTTCGACCTGACAGTCTCCCTCTCGACAGGAACGACTGGCGCGGTGATGGCCGCGCTGTCGGACGTCCCGTACGGGGAAACGCGCACCTACGGCGCGGTCACAGACCGCCTCGACACAGCACCCGTCGCGGTGGGGCAAGCGTGTGCGAACAATCCCGTCCCGCTGGTCGTTCCGTGTCACCGCGTCGTCGGGAGCGACGGCGGTCTCGGAGGCTACTCGGCAGCCAACGGCGTCGCGACCAAGCGCCGTCTCCTCGACTTCGAAGCGCGAGAACGGGGGTCGAAATCGGTGCAATCGAGATTGCCGATGTGA
- the purE gene encoding 5-(carboxyamino)imidazole ribonucleotide mutase: MTTDIDDLIDELRAEAATDSPPVETPDVGIVMGSDSDLDTMSGAYEALTELGFAEDTGDGVESRFSFESYVVSAHRTPDLMYAYAETARERGISVIIAGAGGKSADLPNMTASIAFPVPVIGVPVQEKSVDSVIGMPTGAPIVAVDAGKSFNAGLSAVQTLATDHEELAERLVDYHENLETEVAGVSRDLHEQGIEGFRRGD; this comes from the coding sequence ATGACCACCGACATCGACGACCTCATCGACGAGCTACGAGCCGAGGCAGCGACGGACAGCCCGCCCGTGGAGACGCCCGACGTGGGCATCGTCATGGGATCGGACTCGGACCTCGACACCATGTCGGGAGCCTACGAGGCGCTCACCGAACTCGGATTCGCGGAGGATACGGGCGACGGGGTTGAGAGTCGCTTTTCCTTCGAATCATACGTGGTTTCGGCTCACCGCACGCCCGATCTGATGTACGCCTACGCCGAGACCGCGCGCGAGCGCGGAATTTCAGTCATCATCGCGGGAGCGGGCGGGAAGTCTGCCGACCTGCCGAACATGACCGCATCGATTGCCTTTCCCGTACCCGTCATCGGCGTCCCCGTACAGGAGAAGTCGGTCGATTCGGTCATCGGGATGCCGACCGGTGCGCCCATCGTCGCCGTGGATGCAGGCAAGTCGTTCAACGCCGGCCTGTCGGCGGTCCAGACCCTCGCCACCGACCACGAGGAACTGGCCGAGCGGTTGGTCGACTATCACGAGAATCTCGAAACGGAGGTCGCGGGGGTTTCGCGGGACCTCCACGAACAGGGCATCGAAGGATTTCGGAGAGGGGACTGA
- a CDS encoding 5-(carboxyamino)imidazole ribonucleotide synthase, producing the protein MQLTADGPVVGVVGGGQLGRMLGEAAAPLGVDLVVSDPTPDPPAAPVVRDSVRGEFDDFDTIDALAERADVLTYEIELADPDALERAGENHDIPIHPAPDTLRMIQDKLVQKRRLREAGIPVPEFRPVGSVAELHEALQELGYPAMLKAREGGYDGRGNVPIESSGGVETAFEQVEGKAMVEEFVPFERELSVIGVRGDSEKRVFTPGENVHEEEILRETVVPARVPEDIRERAKAVAREVLDLMEGRGVFGIELFETDGEISVNEIAPRPHNSGHWTIEGARTSQFENHVRAVLGWPLGATDRRGRTVTKNLLGDVSEPTPAALDGIEGILSTPAANLHWYGKREARPLRKMGHVTLTDDRADTDELLADARELRTHWTFDP; encoded by the coding sequence ATGCAACTCACCGCTGACGGACCGGTCGTGGGGGTAGTCGGCGGCGGCCAGTTGGGACGGATGCTCGGCGAGGCCGCCGCGCCGCTCGGCGTCGACCTCGTCGTGAGTGACCCGACGCCGGACCCGCCGGCCGCACCGGTCGTGCGCGACTCCGTTCGGGGAGAATTCGACGATTTCGATACCATCGACGCCCTTGCCGAGCGCGCGGACGTGCTCACCTACGAGATCGAACTCGCCGATCCCGACGCGCTCGAACGCGCCGGCGAGAACCACGATATTCCCATCCACCCCGCGCCCGACACTCTCCGGATGATTCAGGACAAACTCGTCCAGAAGCGCCGCCTTCGGGAGGCCGGGATCCCGGTGCCCGAGTTCCGCCCAGTCGGAAGCGTCGCCGAACTCCACGAGGCGCTCCAAGAACTCGGCTATCCGGCGATGCTCAAAGCACGGGAAGGAGGCTACGACGGTCGCGGGAACGTTCCCATCGAATCGTCGGGCGGCGTCGAGACGGCCTTCGAGCAGGTCGAGGGGAAAGCGATGGTCGAGGAATTCGTTCCCTTCGAGCGCGAACTCTCGGTCATCGGCGTCCGCGGCGATAGTGAAAAACGGGTGTTCACGCCCGGCGAGAACGTCCACGAGGAGGAGATCCTGCGCGAGACGGTCGTGCCGGCGCGCGTCCCCGAGGACATCCGCGAGCGCGCGAAAGCCGTTGCCCGCGAGGTGCTTGATCTGATGGAGGGCCGCGGCGTCTTCGGCATCGAACTATTTGAAACGGATGGCGAAATCTCGGTCAACGAGATCGCACCCCGGCCCCACAATTCGGGCCACTGGACCATCGAGGGCGCGCGGACCTCCCAGTTCGAAAATCACGTCCGGGCGGTGCTCGGCTGGCCGCTCGGCGCGACCGACCGGCGCGGGCGGACGGTGACGAAGAACCTCCTCGGCGACGTTTCAGAGCCGACACCGGCGGCGCTCGACGGGATCGAAGGGATACTTTCGACGCCCGCGGCCAACCTCCACTGGTACGGCAAGCGCGAGGCGCGCCCGCTCCGGAAGATGGGTCACGTCACGCTCACCGACGACCGCGCCGACACCGACGAACTGCTCGCCGACGCCCGCGAACTGCGTACACACTGGACGTTCGATCCATGA
- a CDS encoding flippase activity-associated protein Agl23: MESTGGNARGRRVTLAVVAIAFFGFVARIAFLGDRIAHWDEARVAYWVLNYADTGTFEYQPIIHGPFLQQVNHLVFELVGANDFTMRLVVALLGAALPLAALLFRKRLSGAETVAFALFLAVDPILLYYSRFMRSDLPLAVFMLFALGFLIRALDTHRPRYVHLGVVALALAFTTKENVLVYLVTWLGALVLLVDHRLLVERGLWFDPRAAARNRIKTLGPALRAWIPHVLLAVVEFLVVVVYFYAPRTGADGGPGFDKLLADPTLLPAVVGEATVGSWNAFFTQWVSGDSQDHAYLPYLGDLVETLVVGSGALLVLALVGFLVDRYSENPRDLVAFAFYWGFVSVLGYPIITDIMAPWATVHAVVPLMLPAATGAAVLYERGTTALAHDHRPAVAAALVIALLVVGQMGYIGVENVYLDDQSESNALVQYAQPADDLRPTIEDMAAVSATNRGTDVLLYGDFLVSNTSGSREPKCSEWFNLLPLPWYMDAHDMNVSCARDPSAFEDRLNESNPPVVIGLSTDSEFLAANLEGYDERAYVLRTQDTAKTNTTFFVDESRLSRNATEQSNP, from the coding sequence ATGGAATCGACCGGCGGCAATGCTCGCGGCCGCCGCGTCACGCTCGCCGTCGTCGCCATCGCCTTCTTCGGATTCGTTGCCCGAATCGCCTTCCTCGGCGACCGCATCGCTCACTGGGACGAGGCGCGCGTCGCCTACTGGGTGCTGAACTATGCCGACACCGGTACCTTCGAGTACCAGCCCATCATCCACGGCCCGTTCCTCCAGCAGGTGAACCACCTCGTCTTCGAGTTGGTGGGGGCGAACGACTTCACGATGCGGCTGGTGGTCGCGCTGCTCGGCGCGGCGCTACCGCTCGCAGCGCTGCTCTTCCGCAAGCGGCTTTCGGGGGCCGAAACGGTCGCGTTCGCCCTGTTTCTCGCCGTGGACCCAATCCTGCTCTACTACTCGCGGTTCATGCGCAGCGACCTGCCGCTGGCGGTGTTCATGCTGTTCGCGCTCGGGTTTTTGATCCGCGCGCTTGACACCCACCGGCCGCGGTACGTCCATTTGGGCGTCGTCGCGCTCGCGCTCGCGTTCACCACCAAGGAGAACGTCCTCGTCTATCTCGTGACGTGGCTCGGCGCACTCGTTTTGTTGGTCGACCACCGGCTGCTCGTCGAGCGCGGGCTGTGGTTCGACCCACGAGCGGCGGCACGCAACCGCATCAAGACCCTCGGGCCGGCCCTGCGCGCGTGGATTCCTCACGTCCTGCTCGCGGTCGTCGAGTTCCTCGTCGTCGTGGTGTACTTCTACGCGCCGCGGACGGGCGCGGATGGCGGGCCGGGGTTCGACAAACTGCTCGCCGACCCCACGCTGCTGCCGGCGGTGGTCGGCGAGGCGACGGTCGGCTCGTGGAACGCCTTTTTCACCCAGTGGGTGAGCGGCGACAGCCAGGACCACGCCTACCTGCCCTATCTCGGCGACCTCGTCGAGACGCTCGTCGTCGGGTCGGGCGCACTTCTCGTGCTCGCGCTGGTCGGCTTCCTCGTCGACCGCTACTCGGAGAACCCCCGCGACCTCGTCGCCTTCGCCTTCTATTGGGGGTTCGTGAGCGTCCTCGGCTATCCCATCATCACCGACATCATGGCCCCGTGGGCGACCGTCCACGCGGTCGTTCCGCTCATGCTGCCGGCGGCGACCGGCGCTGCCGTGCTCTACGAACGGGGAACGACGGCGCTCGCCCACGACCACCGGCCGGCGGTCGCCGCGGCGCTCGTCATCGCCCTACTGGTCGTCGGCCAAATGGGCTATATCGGGGTGGAGAACGTCTATCTCGATGACCAGTCCGAGTCGAACGCACTCGTCCAGTACGCCCAACCGGCCGACGATCTTCGACCCACGATCGAGGACATGGCCGCCGTGAGCGCGACGAATCGAGGCACGGATGTCCTACTCTACGGCGATTTTCTCGTCTCGAACACCTCCGGGAGTCGGGAGCCGAAATGCTCGGAGTGGTTCAACCTCCTCCCGCTACCGTGGTACATGGACGCACACGATATGAACGTCTCGTGTGCACGGGACCCGTCGGCGTTCGAAGACCGACTGAACGAGAGCAATCCTCCTGTCGTCATCGGGCTGAGCACCGATAGCGAGTTCCTCGCAGCCAATCTGGAGGGCTACGACGAGCGGGCGTACGTGCTGCGGACGCAAGACACCGCCAAAACCAACACGACGTTCTTCGTCGACGAGAGCCGGCTGTCGCGGAACGCGACCGAGCAAAGCAATCCTTAA
- a CDS encoding alpha/beta fold hydrolase translates to MPTVRTNGIRTYYEEYGEGPPIVFLHGATSDHRLWAEQATPLASDYRVITYDMRGHGRTGGSERASYTIGLFSDDLSALIEALDLDRPVLCGLSMGGMVAQMYAAESPETIAALCTLGTRTPEILRGEWVERRLFPKLAELLSPLVNPDRVMESLYRYYEWRDDPDETGTLEKAERIQGDHVANFPDMEDEEMRKIHDVLRSYPFESVDHSEITVPSLLLYGERESEVAAPHAEYMADAIPVAEVRRIPNAGHNSHVDNPEFVVEIIREFLSIVTNPCESD, encoded by the coding sequence ATGCCGACCGTTCGGACGAACGGGATTCGAACGTACTATGAGGAGTACGGAGAGGGGCCGCCAATCGTGTTTCTCCACGGTGCGACGAGCGACCATCGTCTCTGGGCTGAACAGGCCACACCGCTCGCCAGTGACTACCGAGTCATCACTTACGACATGCGAGGTCACGGCCGGACTGGTGGTTCCGAGCGCGCCTCGTACACGATAGGACTGTTTTCCGACGACCTTAGTGCGCTTATCGAAGCTCTCGACCTCGACCGGCCGGTGCTTTGTGGCCTCTCGATGGGTGGAATGGTCGCACAGATGTACGCGGCCGAATCGCCGGAAACCATCGCCGCTCTCTGCACCTTGGGAACCAGAACGCCGGAAATACTGCGCGGTGAATGGGTCGAACGCCGACTGTTTCCGAAACTTGCGGAGCTGTTGTCTCCCCTCGTCAATCCGGACCGTGTTATGGAGTCGCTGTATCGGTACTACGAGTGGAGAGATGACCCGGACGAAACCGGGACTCTCGAAAAAGCCGAGCGGATTCAGGGCGACCATGTCGCGAACTTTCCCGACATGGAAGACGAGGAGATGCGGAAAATACACGACGTGCTTCGGTCGTATCCGTTCGAATCGGTCGACCACTCCGAGATTACTGTTCCGTCACTTCTACTGTATGGCGAGCGTGAGAGCGAGGTCGCGGCTCCCCACGCGGAATACATGGCTGATGCGATTCCCGTCGCCGAAGTCCGTCGGATACCGAACGCTGGCCACAACTCACACGTCGACAACCCCGAGTTCGTCGTCGAGATCATTCGTGAGTTCCTTTCCATCGTCACGAACCCCTGCGAGTCGGACTGA